Proteins from a single region of Octopus bimaculoides isolate UCB-OBI-ISO-001 chromosome 11, ASM119413v2, whole genome shotgun sequence:
- the LOC128249116 gene encoding kielin/chordin-like protein has translation MRSPGTKLFSWLFSKLFSWLFSKLFSWDDRTNVRNLHLSTSQKIDMFIECHYNGKTYKYGQTFLAIDKCNKCSCMTKGSITCSQKKCISSATQETTTQKIDIFVVCRYNGQIFKFGQTFTAIDKCNKCICKRKGNIVCTKNTCLSTQTRASHSVTTAKPFKLHTNTVSCVYEGYVYTVHATFLARDGCNQCSCMYNGKVLCTKKPCSILPAMLGEDSSLSETNTKTTCIYHGNIYKITEIFVAIDQCNSCECIFPGRVICTHNICEGSKGRYVEARASQINKYPIINLEMKCFYHGKIYKITETFISVDECNSCECIYPGRVICGQSICEDTIGEKLRRFSFRLFKNPYLSKIPALFTFSFNLEGSGLTKAPERQILCFLSLIYTLQDNSFNVDPQSI, from the exons ATGCGCTCTCCGGGCACCAAGTTATTCTCTTGGTTATTCTCCAAGTTATTCTCTTGGTTATTCTCCAAGTTATTCTCTTGGGATGATAGAACTAATGTAAGGAATTTacatt tatctACATCCCAGAAAATCGACATGTTCATTGAATGCCATTACAAcggaaaaacatacaaatatgggCAGACGTTTTTAGCTATCGATAAATGTAATAAGTGCAGTTGCATGACCAAAGGAAGTATAACTTGTTCCCAAAAGAAGTGTATATCTTCAGCAACTCAAG AAACTACAACACAGAAGATCGACATCTTCGTAGTATGCCGCTACAATGGACAAATATTCAAATTTGGGCAAACATTCACAGCTATAGATAAATGTAACAAGTGCATCTGCAAGCGCAAAGGAAATATAGTGTGTACTAAAAATACATGCCTTTCCACACAAACTCGAg CTTCACATTCGGTAACCACTGCGAAGCCATTCAAACTCCACACGAATACTGTTTCTTGTGTATATGAAGGTTACGTCTACACAGTGCATGCTACTTTCCTTGCCCGAGATGGCTGTAATCAGTGTTCTTGTATGTACAACGGCAAGGTACTTTGTACCAAGAAACCATGCTCAATACTTCCAG CTATGCTCGGAGAAGATTCGTCTTTATCTGAAACCAACACTAAGACTACATGCATCTaccatggaaatatatataagataacgGAAATATTCGTGGCGATAGATCAATGTAATTCCTGTGAATGCATATTCCCGGGACGAGTAATATGCACTCATAATATTTGTGAAGGAAGTAAAG GTAGGTACGTAGAAGCTCGGGCATCTCAAATCAACAAATACCCCATAATCAACCTTGAAATGAAATGCTTCTACCATGGaaagatttataaaataacagaaacatttaTATCAGTCGATGAATGTAACTCCTGTGAGTGCATATATCCTGGACGAGTGATTTGTGGTCAGAGCATTTGTGAAGATACGATAGGTGAGAAGTTACGAAGATTTTCTTTTAGACTTTTCAAAAATCCCTACCTTTCAAAAATTCCTGCTTtatttactttcagttttaatctgGAAGGCAGTGGATTGACAAAAGCACCGGAACGTCAGATTTTATGCTTTTTGAGTTTAATTTACACACTGCAAGATAACAGTTTCAATGTGGACCCACAATCTATTTAG